One stretch of Halapricum desulfuricans DNA includes these proteins:
- a CDS encoding flippase activity-associated protein Agl23: MSDASPDHSPPSARRSHPLVARLRERDTVLLAVAAVTVLALVARFVALGARPAHWDEARVAYWALYAQEEGHFAYRSIVHGPVIQHVDRWLFGALGPNDFVMRLPVAIVGGLLPLSALLFRDHLRKAETVALSLFLAFNPVLLYYSRFMRSDVLVGAFAFVALGMVVRLIERRRARYLYGAAIFLALAIASKENAVLYVLTWLGAGVLVADRALHRPGSDRTGLDRLKALGATARLYLRRTKTPFETRRRVGVYALHALGALAAFALVWLFMFAPRGDGLEGLLTGPPGSGTVGLGEAVSDPAKWGPLLEATVEQFRAEYLAWGGKTGGLTFEDYQARLGGAVRDGLIGTSAPLVCFAIAGFVRERYAVAKGRVLVFFLTYAGAASIVGYPLGLSIGGGWKWNNVHVLLPLSIPAAVGLATIYRWGRDAYREDEPIDVGLTALILAVVVATVAWSGASHVYLNPGHESNDLVQFGQPYDDLDPVVEELRAAAPDENPDVLVYGNASEDASIVDAGQPERAWNVRPVCTDFGNFLPMQWYLAASGANASCAGDPAELRERVEREHSSVVITRVGDDSVPTEWLEDRYDDRGTYSLRYYADATPTIRVYVRD; the protein is encoded by the coding sequence ATGTCCGACGCCTCGCCGGATCATTCCCCGCCGTCGGCGCGTCGCTCGCACCCGCTCGTCGCTCGCCTCCGCGAGCGCGACACTGTCCTCCTCGCAGTCGCGGCTGTCACCGTCCTCGCGCTGGTCGCCCGGTTCGTCGCGCTCGGCGCGCGCCCGGCCCACTGGGACGAGGCCCGCGTCGCCTACTGGGCGCTGTACGCCCAGGAGGAGGGCCACTTCGCCTACCGATCGATCGTCCACGGCCCCGTTATCCAGCACGTCGATCGCTGGCTGTTCGGAGCGCTCGGCCCGAACGACTTCGTCATGCGGCTTCCAGTCGCGATCGTCGGCGGGCTGCTCCCCCTCTCGGCGCTGCTGTTCCGGGATCACCTCCGAAAGGCCGAGACGGTCGCGCTCTCGCTGTTTCTTGCGTTCAACCCCGTGTTGCTGTACTACTCGCGGTTCATGCGCAGCGACGTGCTGGTCGGAGCCTTCGCCTTCGTCGCGCTGGGCATGGTCGTCAGACTAATCGAACGCCGGCGGGCGCGGTATCTCTACGGGGCTGCGATCTTCCTGGCGCTCGCGATCGCCTCGAAGGAGAACGCGGTGCTGTACGTCCTCACCTGGCTCGGTGCCGGGGTGCTCGTGGCCGACCGCGCGCTGCATCGACCGGGATCGGACCGGACCGGACTCGACCGACTCAAGGCGTTGGGAGCGACGGCTCGCCTGTACCTCCGGCGGACGAAGACACCGTTCGAAACGCGGCGACGCGTGGGCGTGTACGCGCTGCACGCGCTCGGGGCGCTGGCGGCGTTCGCGCTCGTCTGGCTGTTCATGTTCGCGCCGCGCGGGGACGGTCTCGAGGGGCTGCTCACCGGGCCCCCCGGGTCGGGGACCGTCGGGCTGGGCGAGGCGGTGAGCGACCCGGCGAAGTGGGGGCCGCTGCTCGAGGCGACCGTCGAGCAGTTCCGCGCCGAGTACCTCGCGTGGGGCGGCAAGACCGGCGGGTTGACCTTCGAGGACTATCAGGCCCGGCTCGGCGGCGCGGTCAGGGACGGCCTGATCGGCACGTCGGCCCCGCTTGTGTGTTTCGCGATCGCGGGGTTCGTCCGCGAGCGTTACGCCGTCGCAAAGGGACGGGTGCTGGTCTTTTTCCTGACCTACGCCGGTGCGGCATCGATCGTCGGCTACCCGCTCGGGCTGTCGATCGGCGGTGGCTGGAAGTGGAACAACGTCCACGTCCTGTTGCCGCTGTCGATCCCCGCCGCGGTCGGGCTGGCGACGATCTATCGCTGGGGTCGCGACGCCTACCGCGAGGACGAGCCGATCGACGTCGGCCTGACGGCGCTGATCCTCGCGGTGGTCGTCGCGACGGTGGCCTGGAGCGGCGCGAGCCACGTCTATCTCAACCCAGGCCACGAGAGCAACGACCTCGTCCAGTTCGGACAGCCGTACGACGATCTCGATCCGGTCGTCGAAGAGCTGCGGGCGGCCGCCCCGGACGAAAACCCCGACGTGCTCGTCTACGGCAACGCCAGCGAGGACGCGTCGATCGTCGACGCCGGCCAGCCGGAACGTGCCTGGAACGTCCGGCCGGTCTGTACCGACTTCGGGAACTTCCTGCCGATGCAGTGGTACCTGGCCGCCAGCGGCGCGAACGCGAGCTGTGCTGGCGATCCCGCTGAACTGCGCGAGCGCGTCGAACGTGAACACTCCTCAGTCGTGATCACCCGCGTCGGCGACGACAGCGTCCCGACCGAGTGGCTCGAGGACCGCTACGACGACCGCGGGACCTACAGCCTGCGGTACTACGCGGACGCGACACCGACGATCCGGGTCTACGTCCGGGACTGA
- a CDS encoding 6-pyruvoyl trahydropterin synthase family protein — protein sequence MTTHTYELTVTREFVAQHFLTVPDPGPEGTPHSHHFTVEVRFGGAELGEFGYLVDIDDVDAILDDLEDRYRDALLNDLPEFEGLNPSVEHFARLFGDRVERALDDPNPEHLRVQLWEDDVSWASHARRLEG from the coding sequence ATGACCACCCACACGTACGAACTGACCGTCACGCGAGAGTTCGTGGCACAGCACTTCCTCACGGTTCCCGATCCGGGACCCGAGGGGACACCACACAGCCATCACTTCACCGTCGAGGTCCGCTTTGGAGGGGCTGAACTGGGTGAGTTCGGCTACCTCGTGGACATCGACGACGTCGACGCGATCCTCGATGACCTGGAGGACCGCTATCGCGACGCGTTGCTCAACGACCTCCCGGAGTTCGAGGGACTGAATCCGAGCGTCGAGCACTTCGCCCGCCTGTTCGGTGACCGCGTCGAGCGAGCGCTGGACGATCCCAATCCGGAGCATCTCCGCGTTCAGTTGTGGGAAGACGACGTGTCCTGGGCGAGCCACGCACGCCGTCTCGAGGGATGA
- the ribH gene encoding 6,7-dimethyl-8-ribityllumazine synthase, producing MVRLGLVIGQYDKHGAVLSEMEQSARAAADDRGAEIVETLAVPGAYDTPLAADRLARRDDIDAVVTLGVIISGDTDHDQVIGHAAAGGLTDVSLDRDTPVTLGIIGPGMSQDEAAARTHKGREAVESAIDIVDEL from the coding sequence ATGGTCAGGCTCGGGCTGGTGATCGGTCAGTACGACAAGCACGGAGCGGTCCTCTCGGAGATGGAACAGTCGGCCCGCGCGGCCGCCGACGACCGCGGCGCGGAGATCGTCGAGACGCTCGCGGTGCCGGGCGCCTACGACACGCCGCTTGCGGCCGACCGGCTCGCCCGCCGTGACGATATCGACGCTGTGGTCACGCTCGGGGTCATCATCTCCGGAGACACCGATCACGATCAGGTCATCGGCCACGCCGCCGCAGGAGGGCTCACCGACGTGAGCCTCGATCGGGACACGCCCGTCACGCTCGGGATCATCGGCCCCGGCATGAGCCAGGACGAGGCCGCGGCCCGCACCCACAAGGGGCGCGAGGCCGTCGAGAGCGCCATCGATATCGTCGACGAACTATAA
- a CDS encoding pyridoxal phosphate-dependent aminotransferase gives MSYEPPFSDRIQRVEPSATIAISNLAAELEAEGKDVVDLSVGEPDFDTPEPIKRAAKDAMDAGHVGYTSSNGIPPLKEAIVEKLHADGLSQYGTENVIVTPGGKQALYEVFQTIIDDGDEVALLDPAWVSYEAMAKLAGGSLARVDTAAHGFDLEPALGDLAETVSDDTELLVVNSPGNPHGSVYSREALEGVRDLAVEHDFAVISDEIYKEITYDGVESISLGTLEGMEDRTITLNGFSKAYAMTGWRLGYFAAPESIVEQAGKLQSHSVTCAVNFVQHAGVTALEDVDEEIEEMRAAFEERRDMLVDLFAEYDKDVPVPEGAFYVMLPVRDDDQAWAEDAVEQAQVATVPGSPFGTPGYVRLSYAASKERLREGVERLAEADLL, from the coding sequence ATGAGCTACGAACCACCGTTCTCGGACCGAATCCAGCGCGTCGAACCGTCAGCGACGATCGCCATCTCGAACCTCGCGGCCGAACTCGAGGCCGAGGGCAAGGACGTCGTCGACCTGAGCGTCGGCGAACCCGACTTCGACACGCCCGAACCGATCAAACGGGCCGCCAAGGACGCGATGGACGCCGGCCACGTCGGCTACACCTCATCAAACGGGATCCCGCCGCTGAAGGAGGCGATCGTCGAGAAACTGCACGCGGACGGCCTCTCCCAGTACGGCACGGAGAACGTCATCGTCACGCCCGGCGGCAAGCAGGCCCTCTACGAGGTCTTCCAGACGATCATCGACGACGGCGACGAGGTCGCGCTGCTGGATCCGGCGTGGGTCTCCTACGAGGCGATGGCGAAGCTCGCTGGCGGGTCGCTGGCTCGGGTCGACACCGCGGCCCACGGCTTCGATCTCGAACCCGCGCTTGGCGATCTGGCCGAGACGGTCAGCGACGACACCGAACTGCTGGTGGTCAACTCGCCGGGCAACCCCCACGGGTCGGTCTACTCCCGGGAAGCGCTTGAGGGCGTGCGCGATCTGGCCGTCGAACACGACTTCGCCGTGATCTCCGACGAGATCTACAAGGAGATCACCTACGACGGCGTCGAATCGATCAGTCTCGGCACCCTCGAGGGGATGGAAGACCGGACGATCACGCTCAACGGCTTCTCGAAGGCCTACGCGATGACGGGCTGGCGGCTCGGGTATTTCGCCGCCCCCGAGTCGATCGTCGAGCAGGCCGGGAAGCTGCAGTCTCATTCGGTGACCTGCGCGGTCAACTTCGTCCAGCACGCCGGCGTCACGGCGCTCGAAGACGTGGACGAAGAGATCGAGGAGATGCGCGCCGCCTTCGAGGAACGGCGGGACATGCTGGTCGATCTGTTCGCCGAGTACGACAAGGACGTCCCCGTCCCGGAGGGCGCGTTCTACGTCATGCTCCCGGTCCGTGACGACGATCAGGCCTGGGCCGAAGACGCCGTCGAGCAGGCACAGGTCGCGACGGTACCGGGCAGTCCGTTCGGCACGCCGGGATACGTCCGCCTCTCGTATGCGGCGAGCAAGGAGCGACTCCGCGAGGGCGTCGAGCGACTGGCCGAGGCGGACCTGCTGTAA
- a CDS encoding class I SAM-dependent methyltransferase, which produces MNHTETRYLEAKRSLDDRAYSRRVRDRVLAAVPTEPRILDIGCGTGTTVPRLLEWGIDTGTYRGIDGDEGVIDFARTVRPAALRRAGRSVIDRDRGFAVGDLAVTYEVGDALATLAAANDIDLVVAQAFADLVPVAELLDKIESALAPGGLAYLPITFDGGTIFQPDHPADRAVEDAYHAAIDAEPGRDVRAGRHLAETCRRWDGDLVAMGSSDWILRPQGGEYHADEAYFLASILDFIEESLSERPVEGAADWLTARRRQLADGQLTYVAHQYDLLYRAPVV; this is translated from the coding sequence ATGAATCACACCGAGACACGGTATCTGGAAGCCAAGCGGTCGCTGGACGATCGCGCCTACTCGCGTCGCGTCCGCGATCGGGTGCTCGCTGCCGTCCCGACCGAGCCGCGGATTCTCGATATCGGCTGTGGCACCGGAACGACCGTCCCACGACTGCTCGAATGGGGGATCGACACCGGCACGTATCGCGGTATCGACGGCGACGAAGGCGTTATCGACTTCGCCCGCACAGTTCGGCCGGCAGCGCTCCGCCGAGCGGGTCGCTCCGTCATCGATCGTGACCGAGGGTTTGCTGTCGGGGACCTCGCTGTCACCTACGAGGTCGGTGACGCGCTGGCGACACTCGCAGCCGCGAACGACATCGACCTAGTCGTCGCTCAGGCCTTCGCCGACCTCGTCCCGGTGGCAGAGCTACTGGACAAAATCGAGTCGGCGCTTGCACCCGGTGGGCTGGCGTACCTCCCGATCACGTTCGATGGCGGCACGATATTCCAGCCCGACCACCCGGCAGATCGCGCCGTCGAAGACGCGTACCACGCCGCGATCGACGCCGAACCCGGGCGAGACGTCCGCGCCGGCAGACACCTGGCGGAGACCTGCCGTCGCTGGGACGGCGATCTGGTCGCGATGGGGAGTTCCGACTGGATTCTCCGCCCCCAAGGGGGCGAGTACCACGCTGACGAGGCGTATTTTCTGGCGTCTATCCTCGACTTCATCGAGGAATCCCTCTCGGAGCGGCCCGTCGAAGGGGCGGCCGACTGGCTCACGGCCCGTCGGCGACAGCTGGCCGACGGACAGCTGACCTACGTCGCTCATCAGTACGATCTGCTGTATCGCGCGCCTGTCGTGTGA